The Streptomyces sp. NBC_01197 genome window below encodes:
- a CDS encoding NADH-quinone oxidoreductase subunit 5 family protein — MTTTTLAVLVPLLPFLGAVAGLLSGRVAPGFVRPLAILPTLAAAALAITVAVRQGGGQAIDTATRFTPTGSVPIDLSLHVDGFAALVAVLVVTVAGCVQIYSTAYLRDDPRYPSYAAIVSLFTSAMLLVVYSGDLMVLLVGWEVMGICSYFLVGHYWETAEARSASLKAFLVTKLGDVPFLIGLFALATDAGTFRITGILRTVSDGGLHHPTLIALLLLAGVAGKSAQFPLHTWLPDAMAGPTPVSALIHAATMVAAGIYFVARLLPVFAVSTAAMTVLAVMSAITMIGSALAALAQDDIKRVLAYSTIGQLGYMAGALAVGDRGAAVFHLLSHGAFKALLFLGAGVVIHAAGTNSLAAMSRMDSLPKRIPDAFWTMTIALLALAAIPPFAGFFSKESVLGAAENTALGESAIAPAGAGWTVLIAGLVTALLTAAYATRLWLLAFRGKGSEAPDQGKQPLAMNAVLWLLAIPTIGFGLTAGRLSGWFDGQSLAPTLTTSVLGTGVALVGGLVTYGTWRHTTAMAQQPPIGAITAHPEADPGTVEAEAIATHRSVYGSIASAPDPLDPGRLLLGPLHRHAATGFHLDALYTGAFVRPVLAAAQLVRFLDREVIDTYVRGASAVPRWLGAAFRRAQTGNLQTYLSALLAGSVVLVIAAVALANAYAGS; from the coding sequence GTGACCACGACGACCCTCGCCGTCCTCGTTCCCCTCCTCCCTTTCCTGGGAGCCGTGGCGGGACTCCTGTCCGGCCGTGTCGCGCCCGGATTCGTCCGCCCGCTGGCCATCCTCCCGACGCTCGCCGCAGCCGCACTCGCGATCACCGTGGCCGTCCGGCAGGGCGGCGGCCAGGCCATCGACACGGCCACCCGGTTCACCCCCACCGGCTCCGTACCCATCGACCTGTCCCTGCACGTCGACGGCTTCGCCGCCCTCGTCGCCGTCCTGGTCGTGACCGTCGCCGGATGCGTGCAGATCTACTCGACCGCCTATCTTCGCGACGACCCGCGCTACCCCTCGTACGCCGCGATCGTCTCGCTCTTCACCTCCGCGATGCTGCTCGTCGTCTACTCGGGCGACCTGATGGTGCTGCTCGTCGGCTGGGAAGTCATGGGCATCTGCTCGTACTTCCTCGTCGGCCACTACTGGGAGACCGCCGAAGCCCGCTCCGCCTCACTCAAAGCCTTCCTGGTCACCAAACTCGGTGATGTCCCCTTCCTGATCGGCCTGTTCGCGCTCGCCACCGACGCCGGAACGTTCCGCATCACCGGCATCCTGCGGACCGTCTCCGACGGTGGCCTCCACCACCCCACACTGATCGCCCTGCTGCTGCTCGCCGGCGTCGCCGGGAAGTCCGCGCAGTTCCCGCTGCACACCTGGCTGCCCGACGCCATGGCGGGCCCCACCCCCGTCTCGGCCCTGATCCATGCGGCCACCATGGTCGCCGCCGGTATCTACTTCGTCGCCAGGCTGCTGCCCGTGTTCGCGGTATCCACGGCCGCCATGACCGTCCTCGCCGTCATGTCCGCGATCACCATGATCGGATCGGCGCTCGCCGCCCTCGCCCAGGACGACATCAAACGCGTCCTCGCCTACTCGACCATCGGGCAACTCGGCTATATGGCGGGCGCCCTGGCCGTCGGCGACCGCGGCGCCGCCGTCTTCCACCTCCTCTCGCACGGCGCGTTCAAGGCACTTCTCTTCCTCGGCGCCGGCGTTGTCATCCACGCCGCGGGCACCAACTCCCTGGCCGCCATGAGCCGTATGGACAGTCTGCCCAAGCGCATCCCCGACGCCTTCTGGACGATGACCATCGCCCTGCTCGCACTCGCCGCCATCCCGCCCTTCGCCGGATTCTTCTCCAAGGAGTCCGTCCTCGGCGCCGCCGAGAACACCGCGCTCGGCGAGAGCGCCATCGCCCCCGCTGGCGCCGGCTGGACCGTGCTGATCGCAGGACTCGTCACCGCCCTGCTGACCGCCGCCTACGCCACCCGGCTCTGGCTCCTCGCCTTCCGAGGCAAGGGCAGCGAAGCCCCCGACCAGGGCAAGCAGCCCCTCGCCATGAACGCTGTGCTCTGGCTCCTCGCCATCCCCACCATCGGCTTCGGCCTCACCGCCGGCCGCCTCAGCGGCTGGTTCGACGGCCAGAGCCTCGCCCCGACCCTCACCACCTCCGTTCTCGGAACCGGCGTCGCCCTCGTCGGCGGCCTCGTCACCTACGGCACCTGGCGCCACACCACGGCCATGGCCCAACAGCCCCCGATCGGCGCCATTACCGCCCACCCGGAGGCCGACCCCGGAACCGTCGAAGCCGAGGCCATCGCCACGCACCGCTCCGTCTACGGCAGCATCGCCTCGGCCCCCGACCCCCTCGACCCCGGCAGACTGCTCCTCGGCCCGCTCCACCGCCACGCGGCGACCGGCTTCCACCTCGACGCCCTCTACACCGGGGCCTTCGTACGCCCCGTACTCGCCGCGGCCCAACTGGTCCGCTTCCTGGACCGCGAGGTCATCGACACCTACGTACGCGGTGCGAGCGCGGTACCCCGCTGGCTGGGGGCCGCCTTCCGCCGGGCCCAGACCGGCAACCTGCAGACCTACCTCAGCGCCCTGCTCGCCGGATCCGTCGTCCTGGTGATCGCCGCCGTCGCCCTTGCCAACGCCTACGCCGGATCGTGA
- the nuoK gene encoding NADH-quinone oxidoreductase subunit NuoK produces MHLVYPAVLAALLFCTGLYGVLARRNVILILMSVELMLNAVNLNLVAFDVWLRDKLHSGQALTLFTIAIAAAEIGIGLAIVLAVHRNRGTTDIDKLRDTAESPDPDDPEEPQGPDGPDDHEGPHRPHDPDGPEDREEKAEAAP; encoded by the coding sequence ATGCATCTCGTCTATCCCGCCGTGCTCGCAGCCCTCCTCTTCTGCACCGGGCTGTACGGAGTCCTCGCCCGCCGCAACGTCATCTTGATCCTGATGTCCGTCGAGCTGATGCTCAACGCCGTCAACCTCAACCTCGTCGCCTTCGACGTCTGGCTGCGCGACAAGCTCCACTCCGGGCAGGCGCTCACCCTCTTCACGATCGCCATCGCCGCCGCCGAGATCGGCATCGGCCTCGCGATCGTCCTGGCGGTCCACCGGAACCGGGGTACGACGGACATCGACAAGCTCCGCGACACCGCCGAATCACCGGACCCGGACGACCCGGAAGAGCCGCAAGGCCCCGATGGCCCGGACGACCACGAAGGACCTCACCGCCCCCACGACCCCGACGGACCTGAAGACCGCGAGGAGAAGGCAGAGGCTGCCCCGTGA
- a CDS encoding NADH-quinone oxidoreductase subunit J family protein — translation MSRAADAVAVAAAAHPGFLSPSGVEIAFVLVGIATFGAAVLTVTTRQLVHAALWLIVALGGLAVEYLLLTAEFIAWVQVLIYVGSVVVLLLFGLMLTKAPIGRSPDADSENRWVALAVAGAAAASLVWVVVDAFRTTWINLHGPVQGSTKASGESLFRNWVLPFEALSVLLLAALVGAIVLSRKNSAAGKDSGATRSSATGSSAAENSREQR, via the coding sequence GTGAGTCGCGCAGCAGACGCGGTCGCCGTCGCAGCCGCAGCCCACCCCGGGTTCCTGTCCCCGTCGGGCGTCGAGATCGCGTTCGTCCTCGTCGGCATCGCCACCTTCGGCGCGGCGGTCCTCACCGTCACGACCCGGCAGCTGGTGCATGCTGCGCTCTGGCTTATCGTGGCGCTCGGCGGTCTCGCCGTCGAATACCTGCTGCTGACAGCCGAGTTCATCGCCTGGGTGCAGGTTCTGATCTACGTCGGCTCCGTCGTCGTCCTCCTGCTCTTCGGACTGATGCTCACCAAGGCCCCCATCGGCCGTTCCCCGGACGCCGATTCGGAGAACCGCTGGGTGGCGCTCGCGGTGGCCGGCGCGGCGGCCGCCTCACTCGTCTGGGTGGTCGTCGACGCGTTCCGTACGACCTGGATCAACCTCCACGGACCGGTCCAGGGCTCCACCAAGGCCTCCGGCGAGTCCCTCTTCCGCAACTGGGTCCTGCCCTTCGAAGCGCTCTCCGTGCTCCTCCTCGCCGCCCTGGTCGGTGCGATCGTCCTGTCCCGGAAGAACAGCGCAGCCGGGAAAGACAGCGGAGCAACCCGCAGCAGCGCAACCGGGAGCAGCGCAGCCGAGAACAGCAGGGAGCAGCGCTGA
- a CDS encoding NuoI/complex I 23 kDa subunit family protein, whose amino-acid sequence MPPVPGSGLAKGLAVTLRTMTKKTVTAQYPDVQPELPPRSRGVIGLFEENCTVCMLCARECPDWCIYIDSHKETLPAAAPGGRERSRNVLDRFAIDFALCMYCGICIEVCPFDALFWSPEFEYAETDIHELTHERDKLRDWMWTVPAPPALDPAAEEPKEIAAARKAADKLEAAQQAGQEGEA is encoded by the coding sequence ATGCCTCCCGTTCCCGGTTCCGGTCTGGCCAAGGGCCTGGCCGTGACGCTCCGCACGATGACGAAGAAGACGGTCACCGCGCAGTACCCGGACGTCCAGCCCGAACTCCCGCCCCGCTCCCGCGGCGTCATCGGGCTGTTCGAGGAGAACTGCACCGTCTGCATGCTCTGCGCCCGCGAGTGCCCCGACTGGTGCATCTACATCGACTCCCACAAGGAGACGCTCCCGGCGGCCGCGCCGGGCGGACGCGAGCGGAGCCGCAACGTCCTCGACCGTTTCGCGATCGACTTCGCGCTCTGCATGTACTGCGGTATCTGCATCGAGGTGTGCCCTTTCGACGCGCTGTTCTGGTCCCCGGAGTTCGAGTACGCCGAGACGGACATCCACGAACTCACTCACGAGCGCGACAAACTCCGCGACTGGATGTGGACCGTGCCGGCGCCCCCCGCGCTCGACCCGGCGGCCGAAGAGCCCAAGGAGATCGCCGCCGCACGCAAGGCGGCGGACAAACTCGAAGCCGCCCAACAGGCCGGGCAGGAGGGGGAGGCGTGA
- a CDS encoding complex I subunit 1/NuoH family protein, protein MNDVLDVAIRLVVVFVAFLVLPLLVGQAEHKVMAHMQGRLGPMYAGGFHGWAQLVADGVKFAQKEDVVPADADRRIFQLAPAVALLPYLLVLLVIPVGPGEGAVGQVVDAGIFFVLAVMGVGVLGSLMAGWASANKFSLLGGIRTAAQLLAYELPMLLAAASVAMAAGTVSLPGILDAFAWWWIPWQIVGGLVFFTAGLAELQRPPFDMPVADSEIIFGAYTEYTGLRFALFLLSEYAGIVILCGLTAVLFLGGWHGPWGSDGLGWVWMLLKTAVLAFGVIWLRVTYPRLREDQLQKLAWTVLIPLALAQIALTGIVKVAIG, encoded by the coding sequence GTGAACGACGTACTCGACGTCGCCATCCGGCTGGTCGTCGTCTTTGTCGCCTTCCTCGTCCTCCCGCTGCTCGTGGGCCAGGCCGAGCACAAGGTCATGGCCCATATGCAGGGCCGTCTCGGCCCCATGTACGCGGGCGGATTCCACGGCTGGGCCCAGCTCGTCGCGGACGGGGTGAAGTTCGCGCAGAAGGAAGACGTCGTCCCGGCGGATGCCGACCGGCGGATCTTCCAACTCGCCCCCGCCGTCGCCCTGCTCCCGTACCTGCTTGTCCTGCTGGTCATTCCGGTCGGACCGGGCGAAGGCGCGGTCGGCCAGGTCGTCGACGCGGGGATCTTCTTCGTACTTGCCGTCATGGGCGTCGGTGTTCTCGGCTCGCTCATGGCGGGCTGGGCGTCGGCCAACAAGTTCTCGCTCCTCGGCGGAATCCGCACCGCCGCGCAGCTCCTCGCGTACGAACTGCCGATGCTGCTCGCCGCTGCCTCCGTCGCGATGGCGGCCGGAACGGTCTCCCTGCCCGGCATCCTGGACGCGTTCGCCTGGTGGTGGATCCCGTGGCAGATCGTCGGCGGCCTGGTCTTCTTCACGGCGGGGCTGGCCGAACTCCAGCGTCCGCCCTTCGACATGCCCGTCGCCGACTCGGAGATCATCTTCGGCGCCTACACCGAGTACACGGGGCTGCGCTTCGCGCTCTTCCTGCTCTCCGAGTACGCGGGCATCGTCATCCTCTGCGGTCTCACCGCGGTGCTCTTCCTCGGCGGCTGGCACGGCCCCTGGGGCAGCGACGGGCTCGGCTGGGTCTGGATGCTCCTCAAGACGGCCGTCCTGGCCTTCGGCGTGATCTGGCTCCGTGTGACCTATCCGCGGCTCCGGGAGGACCAGCTCCAGAAGCTGGCCTGGACCGTACTCATCCCGCTGGCTCTCGCGCAGATCGCGCTCACCGGCATTGTGAAGGTGGCGATCGGCTGA
- a CDS encoding NADH-quinone oxidoreductase subunit C has protein sequence MTHPYDRLPEAVTELFGEEATAGHSYDLLTVDIPAASWLGALETARDRLGCTYFDWLSAVDEPDTGFRVCAHVVALEGRTVRRLLVRTTVPHTAPVLPSAVGIYAGASWHERETHEMFGVAFTDHPHLVPLLLPEGFEGHPLRKDFVLAARVVKAWPGAKEPGESTAGHGAGAGGAKRRQMLPPGVPDPNEWGPQKGQLPPAPARPARAARAAGDRPARRARSVNEGSTSQSPATAGEEETPRTRGQASAAQAQAPAEGTAPAEGTAPASAEAPASSPGAPAGRTPAGRRPAGPRRSRSVSEGSTSQRAAETTPPAGSDDAPWRNARPAFEPQQDPPTEDGPTDDKAPERAPEPEPEPQPETAPEPEPESQPETAPESETGPGRRPETEPHPDTPAGGDTA, from the coding sequence GTGACGCACCCGTACGACCGGCTCCCCGAAGCCGTCACCGAACTCTTCGGCGAGGAAGCCACCGCCGGGCACAGCTACGACCTGCTCACCGTCGACATACCGGCCGCCTCCTGGCTCGGCGCCCTGGAGACGGCCAGGGACCGGCTCGGCTGCACGTACTTCGACTGGCTGTCCGCCGTCGACGAACCGGACACCGGCTTCCGGGTCTGCGCCCACGTCGTGGCACTCGAAGGCCGTACGGTGCGCCGCCTGCTCGTACGCACCACGGTCCCGCACACCGCACCGGTCCTGCCGTCCGCCGTCGGGATCTACGCGGGCGCGAGCTGGCACGAACGCGAGACGCACGAGATGTTCGGCGTCGCCTTCACCGACCATCCGCACCTGGTGCCGCTCCTGCTGCCCGAGGGCTTCGAAGGCCACCCGCTGCGCAAGGACTTCGTCCTCGCGGCCCGCGTCGTGAAGGCATGGCCGGGCGCGAAGGAGCCGGGAGAGTCCACGGCCGGTCACGGAGCGGGGGCCGGGGGTGCGAAGCGCCGCCAGATGCTGCCGCCCGGCGTCCCCGACCCGAACGAGTGGGGCCCGCAGAAGGGCCAGCTCCCCCCGGCCCCGGCCCGCCCGGCACGCGCCGCACGCGCGGCGGGCGACCGCCCGGCCCGGCGCGCCCGCAGTGTGAACGAGGGCTCCACAAGCCAGTCACCGGCCACGGCGGGGGAGGAGGAGACCCCCCGGACCCGGGGCCAGGCCTCGGCTGCCCAGGCCCAGGCCCCGGCTGAGGGAACGGCCCCCGCTGAGGGAACGGCACCGGCGAGCGCGGAGGCCCCGGCTTCGTCTCCGGGAGCTCCTGCTGGGAGGACGCCCGCCGGGCGCAGACCGGCCGGTCCGCGGCGGAGCCGGAGTGTGTCCGAGGGGTCCACATCCCAGCGGGCGGCGGAGACCACACCCCCGGCGGGCAGCGACGACGCGCCGTGGCGCAACGCCCGCCCGGCCTTCGAGCCGCAGCAGGATCCGCCCACGGAGGACGGGCCCACCGACGACAAGGCACCTGAGCGCGCGCCCGAGCCCGAGCCCGAGCCCCAGCCTGAAACCGCACCCGAGCCCGAGCCCGAGTCCCAGCCCGAAACCGCGCCCGAGTCCGAAACCGGTCCCGGGCGCCGACCCGAAACCGAACCCCACCCCGACACCCCCGCCGGAGGCGATACCGCGTGA
- a CDS encoding NADH-quinone oxidoreductase subunit B has product MDVTNPVDLPDPQLPESQSPAGHPQAGQLPEAARPQRLGVLSRLAPEPMKVVLNWGRRYSLWVFNFGLACCAIEFIAASMARHDFIRLGVIPFAPGPRQADLMIVSGTVTDKMAPAVKRLYEQMPEPKYVISFGACSNCGGPYWDSYSVTKGVDQIIPVDVYVPGCPPRPEALLQGILKLQEKIARESLGERYSAPSTAQLTSGLIAPPPAPGAGQ; this is encoded by the coding sequence ATGGACGTGACGAACCCCGTCGATCTGCCGGACCCGCAGCTGCCGGAAAGCCAGTCACCGGCCGGCCACCCGCAGGCCGGCCAACTGCCCGAAGCCGCCCGCCCGCAGCGGCTCGGAGTGCTCTCCCGGCTGGCCCCCGAACCCATGAAGGTGGTCCTCAACTGGGGCCGCCGCTACAGCCTGTGGGTCTTCAACTTCGGTCTCGCCTGCTGTGCCATCGAGTTCATCGCGGCCTCCATGGCCCGGCACGACTTCATCCGGCTCGGCGTGATCCCGTTCGCTCCGGGGCCACGCCAGGCCGACCTGATGATCGTCTCCGGCACGGTGACGGACAAGATGGCCCCCGCGGTCAAGCGGCTGTACGAGCAGATGCCCGAACCGAAGTACGTCATCTCCTTCGGCGCCTGCTCCAACTGCGGTGGCCCGTACTGGGACTCGTACTCCGTGACCAAGGGCGTCGACCAGATCATCCCCGTCGACGTGTACGTACCCGGCTGCCCGCCCCGCCCCGAGGCGCTCCTCCAGGGCATCCTGAAGCTCCAGGAGAAGATCGCCAGGGAGTCGCTGGGCGAGCGCTACTCCGCGCCCTCCACCGCCCAGTTGACCAGCGGCCTCATCGCCCCGCCGCCGGCACCGGGGGCAGGCCAGTGA
- a CDS encoding NADH-quinone oxidoreductase subunit A yields the protein MPGPTVAAAGRAVLAASQTGHAGQTGHADYAARAESSGHSGYSEYFHMYSVVGVIAVVGVLFVAVAFGAGRLLRPVVPTPEKLLTYECGVDPVGEGWAHTQVRYYVYGFLYVIFAVDSIFLFPWATVFAADGYGAATLVEMFIFLGFLAVGLLYAWKKGVLEWT from the coding sequence GTGCCGGGACCGACCGTTGCCGCGGCGGGCCGAGCGGTTCTCGCCGCGAGCCAGACGGGCCACGCGGGCCAGACGGGCCACGCGGATTACGCGGCTCGCGCTGAGAGCTCGGGCCACTCGGGCTACTCGGAGTACTTCCACATGTACTCGGTCGTCGGTGTCATCGCGGTCGTCGGCGTGCTCTTCGTCGCCGTGGCCTTCGGTGCCGGACGGCTGCTGCGGCCCGTGGTGCCGACCCCCGAGAAGCTGCTGACGTACGAGTGCGGCGTCGACCCCGTCGGCGAAGGGTGGGCGCACACCCAGGTCCGCTACTACGTCTACGGCTTCCTCTACGTGATCTTCGCGGTGGACTCGATCTTCCTCTTCCCGTGGGCGACGGTCTTCGCGGCCGACGGATACGGGGCGGCGACGCTGGTGGAGATGTTCATCTTCCTCGGTTTCCTGGCCGTGGGACTGCTCTACGCATGGAAGAAGGGCGTCCTCGAATGGACGTGA
- a CDS encoding sensor histidine kinase has product MTAINSRRLDSDRPPPARFAFDRFTWKEIAHLLTNLPAAIVGFVYVLFMIALGGGLAVTVVGLPLLALGLLGARQLGRVERARTRALLGVRVEEPSPLFVKRGGSFFTRLWMSLKDPVGWRTMLYGFIRLPWGVLTFSLVLTSLFVLWPVLPFIARGLANADRAMVRGLLSPSDELERRIAELETDRGVVVDTAAADLRRIERDLHDGAQARLVALAMGLGLAKEKLLEDPDAAAVMVGEAHGEVKLALQELRDLARGIHPAVLTDRGLDAALSSIASRCTAPVRVHVDLAERPAEAIEGIAYFTVSELLQNVSKHAQARSASVEVWRAADRLLIRVEDNGRGGARLDGGTGMAGLADRLGAVDGLFVLDSPAGGPTTVTAELPWRDRG; this is encoded by the coding sequence ATGACCGCGATCAACTCCCGTCGGCTCGACTCCGACCGGCCACCGCCCGCGCGCTTCGCGTTCGACCGGTTCACCTGGAAGGAGATCGCCCATCTCCTGACGAACCTGCCGGCTGCGATCGTCGGCTTTGTTTACGTGCTGTTCATGATTGCCCTGGGCGGCGGCCTGGCGGTCACCGTGGTGGGCCTGCCGCTGCTCGCGCTCGGACTGCTCGGGGCGCGGCAGCTCGGCCGGGTGGAGCGGGCCCGTACGCGGGCGCTGCTGGGCGTCCGGGTGGAGGAGCCGAGCCCGCTGTTCGTCAAGCGCGGTGGCAGCTTCTTCACCAGGCTGTGGATGAGCCTCAAGGACCCGGTGGGCTGGCGGACGATGCTGTACGGATTCATCCGTCTGCCGTGGGGCGTGCTGACGTTCTCCCTGGTCCTGACCAGTCTGTTCGTGCTCTGGCCGGTGCTGCCGTTCATCGCGCGCGGTCTGGCCAACGCCGACCGGGCCATGGTCCGCGGGCTCCTCTCCCCCTCCGACGAGCTGGAGCGCCGGATCGCCGAGCTGGAGACGGACCGCGGGGTGGTCGTGGACACTGCCGCGGCGGATCTGCGCCGCATCGAACGGGATCTGCACGACGGGGCACAGGCCCGGCTGGTGGCGCTCGCCATGGGGCTCGGCCTGGCCAAGGAGAAGCTTTTGGAGGACCCGGACGCGGCGGCCGTGATGGTCGGCGAGGCGCACGGCGAGGTCAAACTGGCGCTGCAGGAGCTGCGTGACCTGGCCCGCGGTATCCACCCGGCCGTCCTGACCGACCGCGGGCTGGACGCGGCGCTCTCCTCGATCGCCTCGCGGTGCACGGCCCCGGTCCGGGTGCATGTCGATCTGGCGGAGCGGCCGGCCGAGGCGATCGAGGGCATCGCGTACTTCACGGTCTCGGAACTCCTGCAGAACGTCAGCAAGCACGCCCAGGCGCGCTCCGCTTCGGTGGAGGTGTGGCGCGCGGCCGACCGGCTGCTGATCCGGGTCGAGGACAACGGGCGCGGCGGGGCGCGGCTCGACGGCGGTACGGGCATGGCGGGGCTCGCCGACCGGCTGGGTGCGGTGGACGGCCTCTTCGTACTGGACTCACCGGCCGGCGGACCGACCACGGTGACGGCGGAGCTGCCCTGGCGCGACCGCGGCTGA
- a CDS encoding sensor histidine kinase, translating to MATDHGITTRDHRVPAVLRAPFEGRTWREFGYLLLSLPISIVLFTVGITMFSLSAGLLVTFVGIPLLAVGLTMCRGFGVMERARARALLRVDIADPAPVRGRTGGMMSWAGAVLKSGASWRHLLYSLVHFPWAVFAFVVSVVLWTFAWSMLTYPLWQWVFPAYTNTSGIQLYGDATHSVYLDSPFEITLTALSGLAFVLATPWVIRGLAGVDRMMVLGLLGPSRLDTRVTELESDRGVVVDTAAADLRRIERDLHDGAQARLVALAMDLGLAKEKLTADPEAAARMVDEAHGEVKIALQELRDLARGIHPAVLTDRGLDAALSSVASRCTVPVQVEVDLPARPAAAIEGIAYFTVSELLQNISKHSRATRASVDVWRVDNRIMLQVTDNGRGGAAGPGGDLAAGAGGGGLAGLAERLDAVDGLLVVDSPAGGPTTVTAELPWRD from the coding sequence ATGGCCACGGATCACGGCATCACCACCCGGGACCACCGCGTGCCAGCGGTGCTGCGTGCGCCGTTCGAGGGCCGTACCTGGCGTGAGTTCGGATATCTGCTGCTCTCACTGCCTATCAGCATCGTGCTCTTCACCGTCGGGATCACGATGTTCTCGCTGAGCGCGGGCCTGCTGGTGACCTTCGTCGGCATCCCGCTGCTCGCCGTGGGTCTGACCATGTGCCGGGGCTTCGGGGTGATGGAGCGGGCCAGGGCACGGGCGCTGCTCCGGGTCGACATCGCGGACCCCGCGCCGGTCCGGGGCAGGACCGGCGGCATGATGTCGTGGGCGGGCGCCGTCCTGAAGAGCGGGGCGTCCTGGCGGCACCTGCTGTACTCACTGGTGCACTTCCCGTGGGCGGTCTTCGCCTTCGTGGTGTCGGTGGTCCTGTGGACGTTCGCCTGGTCGATGCTGACGTACCCGCTGTGGCAGTGGGTCTTCCCGGCCTACACGAACACGAGCGGCATCCAGCTGTACGGCGACGCGACGCACAGCGTCTACCTCGACAGCCCCTTCGAGATCACCCTGACCGCCCTCAGCGGTCTGGCCTTCGTCCTCGCCACCCCCTGGGTGATCCGCGGACTGGCCGGGGTCGACCGGATGATGGTGCTCGGGCTGCTCGGCCCGTCGCGCCTGGACACCCGGGTCACCGAGCTGGAGTCGGACCGCGGGGTGGTCGTGGACACTGCCGCGGCGGATCTGCGCCGCATCGAACGGGATCTGCACGACGGGGCACAGGCCCGGCTGGTGGCGCTCGCCATGGACCTCGGTCTGGCGAAGGAGAAGCTGACGGCGGACCCGGAGGCGGCGGCCCGGATGGTCGACGAGGCGCACGGCGAGGTCAAGATAGCGCTGCAGGAGCTGCGCGATCTGGCCCGCGGTATCCACCCGGCCGTCCTGACCGACCGCGGGCTCGACGCGGCACTCTCCTCGGTCGCCTCGCGGTGCACGGTGCCGGTGCAGGTGGAGGTGGACCTGCCGGCCAGGCCGGCTGCGGCCATCGAGGGCATCGCGTACTTCACCGTCTCGGAGCTCCTCCAGAACATCAGCAAGCACTCCCGGGCCACCCGCGCGAGCGTGGACGTCTGGCGGGTGGACAACCGCATCATGCTCCAGGTGACCGACAACGGCCGGGGCGGCGCCGCCGGGCCCGGGGGTGACCTCGCCGCTGGTGCGGGTGGCGGCGGTCTGGCGGGGCTCGCGGAGCGGCTCGACGCGGTCGACGGGCTGCTGGTCGTGGACTCGCCGGCCGGAGGCCCGACGACCGTCACCGCCGAACTGCCCTGGCGCGACTGA
- a CDS encoding response regulator transcription factor, with product MRVVIAEDSVLLREGLTRLLTDLGHDVVAGVGDAEALIKTVGDLAAQEALPDVVVADVRMPPTHTDEGVRAAVRLRKEYPGIGVLVLSQYVEEQYATELLAGSSRGVGYLLKDRVAEVREFVDAVVRVAQGGTALDPEVVAQLLGRSRKQDVLAGLTPREREVLGLMAEGRTNSAVARQLVVSDGAVEKHVSNIFLKLGLSPSDGDHRRVLAVLTYLNS from the coding sequence GTGCGAGTGGTCATCGCCGAGGATTCAGTGCTGCTGCGGGAGGGCCTGACCCGGTTGTTGACGGACCTCGGTCACGACGTCGTCGCCGGTGTCGGGGACGCGGAAGCACTGATCAAGACGGTCGGGGACCTGGCGGCGCAGGAGGCGCTGCCGGATGTGGTGGTCGCGGACGTACGGATGCCGCCCACCCACACCGACGAGGGGGTCCGGGCGGCCGTACGGCTCCGCAAGGAGTACCCGGGAATCGGGGTGCTGGTCCTGTCGCAGTACGTGGAGGAGCAGTACGCCACCGAGCTGCTGGCCGGATCGAGCCGGGGCGTCGGCTACCTGCTGAAGGACCGGGTCGCCGAGGTCCGGGAGTTCGTGGACGCCGTGGTGCGGGTGGCGCAGGGCGGGACGGCCCTCGACCCCGAGGTCGTGGCGCAGCTGCTGGGCCGCAGCCGCAAGCAGGACGTGCTGGCCGGGCTGACTCCGCGCGAGCGCGAGGTGCTGGGGCTGATGGCCGAGGGCCGTACGAACTCGGCGGTGGCGAGGCAGTTGGTGGTCAGCGACGGGGCGGTGGAGAAGCACGTCAGCAATATCTTCCTGAAGCTCGGGCTCTCCCCGAGTGACGGGGATCACCGTCGGGTGCTCGCCGTGCTGACCTATCTGAACTCGTAA